In one Tessaracoccus palaemonis genomic region, the following are encoded:
- a CDS encoding DUF5719 family protein: MIRRILLTGLALVALVAVVVGLSFISPLQRPETHVVQLPQTSRVTCVPAGGLLAVADSDLHTAEVGGTEGEASDGFVSQDTDGPTVVRSDGDAAAGVLITSGARTWVPCETPVSSGMLFVADPSATELVLVNTDATEAAVDLTLYGPDGEISSVGARGIAIAPGVTRRVALSVLAADAGTDPVAVAFTSTPGRVAVLARAVEGSSEQHYATATTVAAEQVIAGIPADGKNQKLLLSNPGVDRVDVTVQALGESGTYSPASTADVTVPALSTVVVGLGSDLGSEATALRITSPGEVGAAVVLDDQPGPTVTLVSTEASATLASAARPGWMIQLSNPGVDTVTANVEGAEDAKIIVRAGMTVTVPVAEEMDRVRVTADGELVGAIASGTSNGLIVAPLLTVGVADEPGRDASYDTNLR, translated from the coding sequence ATGATCCGCCGCATCCTGCTCACCGGTCTCGCCCTCGTGGCGCTCGTCGCCGTCGTCGTCGGCCTGTCGTTCATCTCCCCGCTGCAGAGGCCGGAGACGCACGTCGTGCAACTGCCGCAGACCAGCCGTGTGACCTGTGTCCCCGCGGGAGGGCTGCTCGCCGTCGCGGACTCCGACCTGCACACGGCCGAGGTCGGCGGCACCGAGGGCGAGGCCAGCGACGGGTTCGTGTCGCAGGACACCGACGGCCCGACGGTCGTGCGCAGCGACGGCGACGCGGCGGCCGGCGTGCTCATCACGTCCGGCGCGCGCACCTGGGTGCCGTGCGAGACGCCCGTCAGCTCGGGGATGCTGTTCGTGGCCGACCCATCCGCCACGGAACTCGTCCTGGTGAACACCGACGCGACGGAGGCCGCCGTCGACCTGACGCTGTACGGGCCCGACGGCGAGATCAGCTCCGTCGGAGCCCGGGGCATCGCCATCGCCCCCGGCGTGACGCGGCGCGTCGCGCTGTCGGTGCTGGCCGCCGACGCGGGCACGGACCCGGTGGCTGTGGCCTTCACCTCGACGCCCGGCCGCGTCGCGGTGCTCGCCAGGGCGGTCGAGGGCAGCTCGGAGCAGCACTACGCGACGGCGACGACCGTCGCGGCGGAGCAGGTCATCGCGGGCATCCCTGCCGACGGGAAGAACCAGAAGCTCCTGCTCAGCAACCCGGGAGTGGACCGCGTCGACGTCACCGTGCAGGCGCTGGGGGAGTCAGGCACCTACTCGCCGGCGTCCACTGCAGACGTGACGGTCCCGGCACTGTCCACCGTCGTCGTGGGCCTCGGCTCCGACCTCGGGTCGGAGGCGACGGCGCTGCGCATCACGTCCCCGGGAGAGGTCGGGGCGGCGGTCGTGCTCGACGACCAGCCGGGCCCGACCGTGACGCTGGTGTCGACCGAGGCGTCGGCCACGCTGGCCTCCGCGGCCAGGCCTGGCTGGATGATCCAGCTCAGCAACCCCGGCGTGGACACCGTCACGGCGAACGTCGAGGGCGCCGAGGACGCGAAGATCATCGTGCGCGCCGGCATGACCGTGACGGTCCCCGTCGCCGAGGAGATGGACCGCGTGCGCGTGACGGCCGACGGCGAACTCGTCGGCGCGATCGCGTCCGGCACGTCGAACGGGCTGATCGTCGCGCCGCTGCTGACCGTCGGCGTCGCCGACGAACCCGGCCGCGACGCGTCCTACGACACCAACCTGCGCTGA
- a CDS encoding metallopeptidase family protein, with translation MPRRRDRHGRGLRGPLAAPNPFSGRPVPLRRPSRVDFFNDCVTAAMSDIAAVSPDALTGIVVGVEEVPHLNTAWSGNRVPLSAALEPSRGRRAQIVIFERPLEHRATSRSDLRRLVHQTIVEQLSALTGRSIEELGGEPEWDD, from the coding sequence ATGCCACGCAGACGAGATCGACATGGACGCGGTCTACGCGGCCCACTCGCCGCTCCGAATCCCTTCTCCGGACGGCCCGTGCCGCTGCGGCGCCCCTCCCGCGTGGACTTCTTCAACGACTGCGTCACCGCCGCGATGTCCGACATCGCCGCCGTCTCGCCCGACGCCCTGACCGGCATCGTCGTGGGTGTCGAGGAGGTGCCCCACCTCAACACCGCGTGGTCGGGCAACCGGGTGCCCCTGTCCGCGGCGCTGGAGCCGAGCCGCGGCCGACGCGCGCAGATCGTGATCTTCGAGCGGCCACTCGAGCACCGCGCCACGTCCCGCTCCGACCTGAGGCGGCTGGTCCACCAGACGATCGTCGAGCAGCTGAGCGCCCTGACCGGCCGCAGCATCGAGGAACTCGGCGGCGAGCCGGAGTGGGACGACTAG
- a CDS encoding DUF3499 domain-containing protein: MRTCSRTACAAPAVATMTFVYADSTAVLGPLSLTPEPGAYDLCPRHAERTSVPQGWQVLRLPLDGAPAAPEPVTDDLMALADAVRAIGLRADEPAPPAEPLPPLPEPGGRGGHLRLVQGAAPRARR, from the coding sequence GTGCGTACCTGCTCCCGAACCGCGTGTGCCGCGCCCGCCGTGGCCACGATGACCTTCGTGTATGCCGACTCGACCGCGGTGCTCGGGCCTCTGTCCCTGACGCCGGAGCCGGGCGCCTACGACCTGTGCCCCCGCCACGCGGAGCGCACGAGCGTGCCTCAGGGGTGGCAGGTGCTCCGCCTCCCCCTCGACGGTGCCCCCGCGGCCCCCGAGCCGGTCACGGACGACCTGATGGCGCTCGCCGACGCGGTGCGCGCCATCGGCCTGCGGGCCGACGAACCCGCGCCCCCGGCGGAGCCGCTGCCCCCGCTGCCGGAGCCCGGCGGCCGCGGCGGCCATCTCCGCCTCGTGCAGGGGGCGGCCCCCAGAGCCAGGCGATAG